atcttatacacaaataaaatgcCCATGGGGCCAAAACTCATATGATATAGCCAGCTTTttatactgctatatatttttattttatattatttattatagattatgtatatattatttaaaaaaaaaaaatcagtgtgggccacgtctcccaagaagacgacaaaaatgatttccagcgaagatctgctgatgtttagtataaaatataaaacgccaaaatgtaatttaatataaaatgtaaaaaaaggcatgggcatctgcgagcctgtggatgttgtaaattaaataaaaaaaaaagatatagcCAGCTCAgccaactaatataatatactggatGAATATTTTCCATATGATCTCatggagatgaggccttaggcCCACTTGGAGTTTCACAGGctatgactttattttttaaacattccatataacaaagtttatattgaacaataaataaatattccctAATATCACCAGTACAATTATGAATACTATAACAATCTTACTTGAAAATATGATTCTTTTTCCAATCTATCCATCAATAATTCCAAAGTATCAACAGACACAGGCGGCAAACTCTGTTTGACTCTGTTCTTGTTGATGATAGATAACCAAGCTGTATCTTCTTCGTCCACATCATATTCAACTTCTCCATCTAATTCTTCAGCAGACTTCTCGATAAAACGTATATAAGCATTAGGGCGGGCTGGGGCATCACATACTCTTTCATTGTAATCCGGTATGAgctgtaaataaatcatataataagtatattaatattagttaacaTTGAGAGATGGATATAGTTTTTGATATAGCTCAATTAGCCATAGAGCTGAGATGGGGcagtggaaacctgcatgtgtctaatttcatcgaaattctgccacatgtgcattccaccaacccgcattggaacaggtggtggaatatgttccaaaccctctccttaatggaagaggaggcctaagcccagcagtgggaaatttacaggctgttactttactttactttttttcaattagCCATTGCTATGTAATTGCAGGCAATAGTGTCACAGGTCTGTTCAGTGCAATGTTTCTTTCCTCAAAGAGATTGCATGACAGTTTGTgtgtatcattaaataaaacaattgttgaataatattgaaaaacatatCATATAATTGTGTTACTCAATGGTACTTGTTGCTTAGTcctaatgtatgtatatatttgaacatcatattattgtatttatttaatttgtaaattattaattttctaggGCACAAATCACTTAAGTAGATTCTATGCAATTGTTCTGGGTATCAAATGtagtatacaaaattaaattttataatatagtaactaaataaaatgataagtaAAAGTGtatatttcgaaaataataatatgtatgtttatattgtttaaatataaggaaTGTTATTGTAATATGAAGTaaggttataatttatatatgaataaattaattatcaaaacaaacttAATCACCCGAAATGTAGCTTCTGGCAATTTGACATGTGGTTCAGCGGGTGGTTCAACAAAGTGCAATGGCTTTTCCAACTCTGAATTTTTCTTTTCCCACTCTTCTAATGAAATAATTGGTAGAGGCTGGTCAATAGGAATTCTACTTATTTTACCGTCAATCTCAAATTGTACGACTTTCTGAGCTTCCGCGAAAGTCAAAGCTTCCTTAGGGGGACTTTGAAGGGCAATATCTCCGGTCGGCACCGCAGCCCGAGCTCTTCCTTTTTTGCGGTTATTAGTTACAGCAGGAGTCGCCGGTGTCGGATTGTCATGATCGTAGTTAACTAAATGATATTGCAAGCCACACAAGCTTTTGTATACTTTGTCGCACTTTTCTAAAGGACACTGATATGGAGGAGGTCTGTTTTGTCTTAGTTTTTTACAAAACTCCAAAACATCGAAATCTAAACCCATTTTTAGTGTTTAAAGTACAGGTAAACCAAATGCCATCGTAGTGTTATATGTGATATCGATGACAGTAACAAATGCCCAGTTATGTGGACAGTGCTACTTTTAATTTCTAGTTTAAATGcacgtttttataaaaaagtgaaaGGCATATCGAAATTGATTATTGAACTAAAAAGCAAAGAACGCAGTTAAAACGACCAACTGCCAACGACAACATGAAACATTGACATTAAGACTATATTTTTGTGTTGTTGACTTTTGACTACTGAGATTTACCTTATATGTAATCTGTGATCAAAATTATACCAAAAACTCGGATAATTTagacataaacatatattacattaagaaataaaattagaagTGTTATTTGAATTGATGTTATTATAGACAAAATCaagtaagatttattaatttcattcaacATTGGAGGAAACCAAATTCTAGAAATTTCGGTACCACTGGTATTGTTTATTATCATCTGTATTACTGCCATTCTTGTTTCTTATTATTCTGGAAGTGTCAAGCAATTTCGTGTTGTTTTTGTATTGCTATTTGCTACAGTATATTTGACTTTGGATTATCAATTGCGTTTTACAATTATTCGTGAGAGTTATTAACAACAAAGGAAGAAGAGAAAACTCATGAAAGATGGATATCTATGGATACCCTCCGTATCAATATAATCAACCAGATGAACTTGCCAAACAAATGTTCGCTCAACAAGCTCTTGCCTCATCAGCTGCATATAATCGCGAAACACCTGGACCACATCTCATGCCGGTGCCAACTGGAGCTCCGTGGAATGTTCAAAGTCTTCCCTGGAGCTTGCACTCTCCTCCGAATCTAGTTCAATTTACAGCACAAACCCCTGAAGATGCTAAAATTACGCCAGTGGTACACTGTAAAAGAAAGAGCTTAGACATCGAACcagtaatgtatgtataaaaatacgtctatatttaaaacatcatgtaatatataaatacattagaaGTGCAagtaattttaatcatattgcTAATCTACGTCtgtgcttaaataaaaataaacaaatatttattgctctttattttaatatatctttacaaTTGTAGCCCTACAAAGCAATTTATAACAGAAGAAAAAATGGCAGCACATTTAAGTGGTCTCCATATATCATCCAATTACACGCAACACTCATTGGCCTCCGAAGATGTAATGGAATTGAGCGTGGAGCCAAACACCATGAGCATCAGCGAGAAATTGAAAGGTCACACAATAGTATTGTCAGAAGATGTAAAGAAATTGCAAGAGGAGCCCATTTTACCCACCTCACTCATTGAAAGGTAGGTCGTATAAAAGTCAACAGaaacaatcaatatttttaatatagtattttatttatttatatactctttattgcacaccaatatagacaaaaataataggagtaaaacaaaaacaaagaaaagaaaaatgttcaATAGGCAGCCTTATctctaaaacagcgatctcttccaggcaacctttggtagaGGAGAGAAATAGGATggggtgtacaaattatttaatacataaaaaaatagatttttattttaatttttaaagaattgcAGATATAgactaataattaaatgaaagaaatagaaaactatggcttactaaaatattttagtaagcCATAgtttaggtatatttatattatttatttaaacttgtcaatgaaatattataagattaaaaaattatagtatAGAGTTgactcattattttatttatatttatggtgCTTGTCTGTAGTTTgagaaaataaaacagaaatagGCAttattaccataaaaaaatttaacattattaaatagttatactggctcagtCATCTTTCAAACATGATGAATGGGcaaccctaccaccaaatttCTGTATATATGATTACCATTATCTCAATTTTACTTTCATCAGTGTTTGTAGCCTCAAGAAATGAACTTATGACTTTTAGAAATAATCCTATGTAcaattcgattttaaatatgaaaacaagGTTAGTCTTCTCAGAAATAGTCTTACATTTGATTAAAAGCtttttaagaaaacaaaaatctGTTGAATTGATTGTGTGTATGTTACAgaaattgtatttctttatatctttaatacaaacataaaaaatgataaacatGGAAGTCTCATTAAATTTATGCAAAATCCTCCTGCTGACACTGTTTACATCTAGCTATTGTTCGCTGATTGTATCAGTAATGTGTTTTCATGATTTGAAAAGAAACCAACCTTTACAGCTTAGTGTTCCTATAACATaacatgtcttgatataattatttattatgtattcttttgtttgaaaaatatatatattttatttatttaatcaaaagttATATCAATCAGCCACAATGAGAACCACTTACAAACAAGTATATTATCATCTCTATTTCAACTTTTAcataacatttgaatttaatttagagAAAActctttatgtaatttatatacgtAGAAAATTAACAATAGAATTTGGAAATGTAAACTGTTACTTTATACtaagaatatgtttttttttttttgtagattacAAAAGCCTCAAATGTCCTTAGTTGTGTGGAAACCCAGGGAGAATgtcttaaagaaaattaaagaagaaaaagaatCATCTGATGAAGATACTCCCAAAAAGAGAAATGGTGTTCTTGTTGCAGAACATGGACGAATAGACatggatatttaaattttgtctaTGATATATTGTACAGGTGCATCGTAGAGATTGTAAAGGTGATgggaataataattaattttataggtaACATTTCAatgttatacattaaaaaatacaagctTACTTCAAGTCATAACGAATCATAATACAGTAGAACTGCACTAAGTCACATTTCAAGGATGACAAGTAATAAAGTTCTTGATATTTCAGATTTGTTGATAAATTCAACAAAGAGAGATTTAATTTATCTGAcgtaatatatacttacaaaagtgaaataaataaaaatttatgtttCCTACACTCTGTGCTTATATTGAATGCACATTGTTAATACTTCTAAGGAAATAACAGTATTTGTAGTAAAAATTATAAGGTACCTGGCTACATAGGTTTGTTTTTCAATGTGACACAGTTGTAGGAAGAGTAGCGGGTTTCGAGTTAGTGTAGTTCTACTGTAATAGGACTAAAGTGTAtagaagatatatatttaattaaatttcaaatcaatataGCTGTggttaaataaatgttgtgCCTGTTGCCTTTACAATCTCTTGCTATATTCACAGAGACTTGCAcagatttattactttttttagaaAGATAATTTGTAAAGATATCAAtgtagaattttcttttttatttgtatctgaCATTATTATCAACTGATTTACCTAAGtagaaagtataaaaaatgaGGTAAGAATACCcaattatatcttaatttaaaatgaaaaaaaatgagcAAGATTTACACAGATTTTTACCTTTTCAGTAGGATAATTTGTGTAGATATTGATGAAGATGTATGTAGAATtatctttcatttttatatctaaCAATGTTATCAACTGACATGTTTTGTGTGCTTTAAATgtctttttatgaaaataatttattttacattaatagcACAATAGGATGACAACagcattaatataaatgttcttCGTTTGAACTCATGCTTAAGTAAGAATCATGTTTTATAGTATCAAGATTGTCGTCGTAaactttataattgatattattacgCGATCGAAATAGGAATAGGAATTATTTTTCATCATGCCTGGAATTAACTCGAATTGAAAAGATTTGTCTTAGTCCATTCCACAAGTCGAACTCCCAGGGCGAAATATTAAACCTCATTGGTCGATGTAATAAATAAGCAAGACGATTCCAACGTATAAGACAATCCTAAGGAATGATCTGCTAATCCAGGTCACACGCAATTCattcatttgttataaaaattttcGACTTGTGAATGAATAATGAGGCCTGTAAGCCACATCTAGCATTTTCGTGCTATATGCACATTTGAAACGATCTTTGttacatatgaaatataaaaccacAGATTGACGTAAAAACCTAATTAGACcctctaaatttaaaatgaaaaaaaaaatcttgctgGCCTTACTTATCAAGTGACATTTGTTTTTCCGTTCGTGTTCATTATCGTTTCTATTCTTATCTCGATCGTAAATTAGGACTGctgtttatttaattcaatgtcATAAATTTTCTCCTAGttgtaagtttttaatataaattacttttaagctctgtaatgttttttttttaattagttgttaatattaattttatgttgtattCATTAGGTATGTAGAAGTGTTCTGAGTATGATTGATTGATGTACGAATAAAGatgaataaacaattattatttgtttcattttgaagtcaaacatagtttttttacaatatagcgaaaaatgatgcgttaaattgcaatcctATATcgcggttcacaatatttcgacagtttattATCTGACGAGTTAGATTGTAATTTAGGTAACACGTTGACTGTCCCGGCCAAATCCAACAACCTTCACGTGGCGTcctgcggtttttttattaaaagttgttGGAAATActtcacatttaataaatttatacttgaaATCTCCGTCACtgtaatattacagttattttcagCATGTATCACATGTGATACAAGGACGTCTCGTCCTTAATTTTAGTGTATCACATATGATGCAGGGAACGTCGAAGCAAAAAATGTGGGTATTCATGTAactaattgttttagttttcttGCGGTAgttgcataaaaataattataaacgttaatcataattaatcgAGCCTCGCAGATCTATTGTTGCACAAAATAGTTAGCAAAAATGAGTTCCCGACCGTCTtagcaatattttcatttattaaaaaaaatgtgttggtTCATTGGTGTTTTGCTTTTCTTAATATCTATTCTAGACgtcctaataatatttatttccctAACTCAGACGTCCTCGCCAATAAACGGTGTAGAGTCTGTACGCCTACTTGCATCAGATGTGATGCAAGGACGTATGGTGaaacataaatttgtattatatatgatgCAGGGACTGTCAACGTgttaacgaattttgtaatcttacggtgacatatatattaatacactcATGATGTAATTATGGCGCCGCAGGAGATTATAAAGCCAATGTGACACAAATGCGAGATCTTAGTCCGATTAGGCAGTAATCCGACAGCAACGAAAGGGATTAGCCGCTTTGCTTTCCTTGCGAGCTTATCACAGTAGTCGCATTCGTTGTCtgaaaaacatacaatattatatatatatagcctgTAAATGTTCTATTGGACCCAAGCCTCTTGAGAAATCTCggtcattttcatttcattggcCTGACAGTTTCGAGCTTAAGACCTAGGAGCTTATAAGCTAGCCATTAGACAGGCATttcagttaaataatataagcgATTTTAGTTAAAAATCAAATCCAAGCGATAAGCTTAAAAATTCCAATTCTAAATACTTATCTTAAAGTCATGCTGTTTATCATCTCACCAGTTTTTCGACATTTGTTGCTACATTGAAATGTTAGTTATCTACATTCTACAACAtggataatattttctataggctatattttttaatagtcgtTCTCTGTGAACAAGTGTCAACGTAAACTCTAAGCAGTGTTCATAACACCtctgaaaaaaaagaaaaccgtATAGAGATcccgaaaaataaatatttcaaggaatagggaacatgcaaatataatatttatggaatttttgCTATTAACATGTTGAACAATTATAAAACGCCTCTGCAaggtttaaatttgatataatgttgttttttaacaacaattacgaattaaagtaatttgaaacggaacgtatttcaaaacactaattagcgttcagtgacgtcacccCTGTTATGATTAtgtatttgaggttatagttgtaaaaaattgaatattaaaacgaaaattaattgtgTATTTCGAAAAAAATGGAAGTTGAGTTTGTCAAAGCAGATtccagattcctcttttcagcttgaaaccacttttttctcagttttgtgtcagaaggtccactcaaaaactatttatttaaaaactttgttaAAGTAGATGAACACATTAGCACAAAAGATATGTCAATACGGCTTTTTTCGGAGTATCGAATagtccgttttaaatttttacaaaaaggtGTCTCAAAATACGAGAAAAAATGCATGAGTATGAAAGCCAGTGAGGACAAGTACGCTCAATGGGCCAGTGACGGACaagagtgacgtcatacgaaacgaagatccgttttcgcgcgaaaatttaaaattacattttttttatggaatagctcgGCGCACGAGCATATTGTAAGTATGGTATATAatatggtaagtagtcaccatcaatgactctgtaagaaatattaactattccttacatcgtcaatgcgccaccaaccttgggaactaagacgttatgtcccttgtgcctgtagttacacgggctcactcacccttcaaaccggaacacaacaatactgcgaacTTTGTTTAgtggtataatatctgatgagctgGTGGAacctacccagtcgggcttgcacaaagccctaccaccaagtaaccaCCATTTTGGAACTGCATTTTTTGAGGTAAATTAGAGTGCtttggatttttaatatacttgtgatCTATCCTATAtagagttctttaaaataagcagaaaaataaaaatagtgcaTCTTCCCAATTAGGTCATGGGAAACCATGGCCTAGGTTAGTATTTTATACGtacttatttattcaaataagggACTATTGCTTCTTCCATATATAAATTAGTAACCTGTAAAGTAGCAATGCTTGAAATACGTCGAAACTTTCTCATTAAAGTATTGTAAGTGTAATAAAGTAAAACAGTTTTTTgactgtttaaatatatatatttcaattaaatgtaattactgACATAAATCcattctattaattaataaataataaaaaagtctatAATATTGAAAGAATTGTCGacactattataatattctattcacaataaatattacagtCTTACGAGAAACTAAGATtgaactattaaattatttaaaataattttaataatactacaaAGCATAGCACAATAGGTCAGAcacaataaacaaatttatacacTTTGAAATAATGATTTTGAGACTTGGTTCACAATAGTAAAATTCAATTAGTTATCTGttacattcgatttttaaactaatctcgtttcgatataatattttataaatacctacatatctattaaatttaaattttacactgATAAATACATcgttataatttgatatttgggATTCTATCTATCTTCGTAAAGTTCAGAAAAAAGtccacattttaaattttttgtttcgttacatattactattaaaattgatttccaaatttttaaattttttattaagtacatatatctaAATTTTTGAAAACGTTTCATCGTTttagtatgaaataataatggaATGAGATTTTCAgactagaaaaaaataaataccaattattatttttcaatcacaaatatcaaaatcatcTATTACATGACAattataggttatatatattaaaaccatAGACAACAAAACATCAcagtattttttcaatattaatatcatacatTCGAAAAGAGTTCGCATTATAACAAATCGTAtagaatattacatttttcgAATAATTACATACTACTTATTTTTCTATTACATAATTCTTTGCACTAACACGTTTTTgatatttcatatcaaaatcATTGGTACATATTGACTTTGACGGTCGCGGTGTCTAGATCTCTTTTCATATTTTCAAGTTGTTTGATGTCCTGGACTGATGTCTCACACTTCTGCACGACCAAGGAGTGGTAGAAATGAATCGCAAATGCAACGAAGACAATTAATactgcaaaataaaaatgaaagatttagtaaagtaaagaaaagtaacagcctgtaaatttcccactgcagagataaggcctcttcttccattaaggagagggtttggaacatattccaccattctGTTCtcatgcgggttgatggaatgcacatgtggctgaatttcaatgaaattagacaaatgcaggtttcctcacgatgttttcctttaccgccaagcacgagatgaattataaacacaaattaagcacatatatacagtggtgctagcctgagtttgaacccgaaatcatcggttaagatgcacgagttctaaccactgggccacttcTTATTACAAGGAAGATCTTTGCCTTGAATTTAAAAGTATCAAAGATCATTGATCAATGCTAATTGTCTATCAGCGTCGATTACAATTACAAGCTGATGGATCTAGCTTCCAAAACAAACTTATAAAGCGTTATGACTTTGAAGTTTTTTATGTTTAGTagaatttttatgttgtttaaaTTAAGGAATAGGGAATTACGTTAATTCAAttgatgtttaattaattattaaatatataatacatatataatcagtAGATATGAATAATTACCTGGAATAACGATAACGGTGGCTGCAGTCGCCGCAGCAAAGGAGTAGTCCCAAAACTTCACCCAACATAGTATAGCTATTTCCACTAAGAATAGAAATAAACCTGAAACAAGATTAAtgattatactattaatatacgataaattaatacatacttcaaatgtttaatattggtatttaataataactaagtCACACTTAAACAactaaatacttattaataaaattaattaatgcttaatgattttcataaacagatatttaaatatacatttgacTTATATTCAAGACTAACTGTGTGtaactaaatttaatgatttttttattggagcataagttactccttattgtataagttatctgccagtgaaagtcccgtcaaaatcggtccagccgttccacaattagaacaaacagacagacaaaaatgataaaaaacgtaattttggtatatgtaccgtgtatacaaacATATTCATTGAGTACAAAAGGgcgtttttaatattacaaacagacactccaattttattatatgtatagattgaaaTCGTTTTGATTTTGCGTTTTCGATTGTAGAATACTCGAAGGCATCCCTACTCCCTATACAACGGTTTTTTTTAAGCGAAAGAATATTgtcatgtctcttgtgcctgtagttacaccggctcgcTCTACTAAGAACACAAATAACTAAAGCCAAGTATTACTTTTTGGTTGTAGAACATATGCTAAGTAGTAAGAAAAAATCTATGTCTTAGTAGATACCACCCGTATCTACTAAGAcatagattttttcttgtttctttactatattttccatgtattataaacaaaaatgttcctctggaatcactgtatctgttaaaaaaatctgcatcaaaatccgttgcctaattttaaatatcaaaagcatacatagaaacagacagcagtaagcgactttgttttatactatgtaatgatttgtaCGGACCTTTACAGTGGCTTGTTATGTCCATAAATAACATGCTTACGAATACTGTTGattgtataaattgttatttaaattaagaatattatagtatgaatataatatattataattataaataatgatttatgaaTAGAGTACGTAAcgaattatcattaataatatcattattaatgataatttacacATTTATTCTGCATTGCTTGCGACAAACATAAcctaaaaatagataaataaatattaatatcagtcTTATCATTACATCTCCAAACACCTCTAATCGAGATAGTGATGGAAGAAAACCAACGGAGTGCCAATTTACACATGTACGGGATATCGTCGgcaaaatgagtaactactgaatttcttgccggttattctcggtagaatctacattccgaaccggtggtagcttcaattaatagTTGTTAAATCATGATtgaaaagtgtttgtaaaagcctactataATAATGTATAGTTTAGAAAAAATACTATGGACTTTATAGTCCAAGGAgagaataaaaaagataaaaaaataagttttacgtATGCAAGGCGATTTGTTAATATCCCAGGCTCTATATTGTGCACTATcgttaattgtaatatttcacaaaaatactCATATcccctttatattttatttcaatggttATTGAAACATTAAGTCgcgtcgacgttcaaaacgccattaaTTTGCAAATCCATAATTAACATCACAGACTATttaagctctcgaccaatgacatcgcTTAATTTCCTTGTCATTTCACagttgtttatttgacttt
The Vanessa cardui chromosome 10, ilVanCard2.1, whole genome shotgun sequence genome window above contains:
- the LOC124532717 gene encoding uncharacterized protein LOC124532717 translates to MDIYGYPPYQYNQPDELAKQMFAQQALASSAAYNRETPGPHLMPVPTGAPWNVQSLPWSLHSPPNLVQFTAQTPEDAKITPVVHCKRKSLDIEPVIPTKQFITEEKMAAHLSGLHISSNYTQHSLASEDVMELSVEPNTMSISEKLKGHTIVLSEDVKKLQEEPILPTSLIERLQKPQMSLVVWKPRENVLKKIKEEKESSDEDTPKKRNGVLVAEHGRIDMDI